Below is a window of Spirochaetota bacterium DNA.
CATTAAAATATTTTCATCTAAATTTATTCTTAAATTCTTATTTTCTTTAAAGTATCTTAAATAATTACCAATATTAAAATATTCTGGAATTATAAAACAATCATATTTTTTTAAATTCTCATTTATATATTTCTCAAGTTCTATAAAATTATAACTTTCAAAAAAACTTAAATTTTTATTTAAATAATTTTCAATTGGGAAAAAATCAACATTTTTATATATATCAAACTTTTTAAGATAGTCTTTTATTATTATAGAAAATTTTGAAGAAAAAGTAATTACAAGCTTTTTTGCATTTTTGTCAACTTTTGCAAGTTTAAGTACTGTTTTAGAATCAGGTTCAATATTTACTTTTATAAGATTAACTTCGTTTTCAAACTCTCCTTTAAATTTTTCATAAATCTCTTTATAATGTTTCTTTGTGGTTATAATAAATTCAAAACTATTTTTTAATTGTTTAAAAATATTATCATAATTTCTTTTATAAAAATACTCAATTGGATAAAAGAAAAGATTTATCTTATAAAGGTCTCTTAATTGTTTACTTAGAATAAAAAAGGATTCTATATTACAATCTATAAAAGCTAAATTTATTTCAGCAACATTTAATTCTTTATAAGATAAAATAGAATTAAAAAAATTCTTTATATCATTGAAACTAAAATCTTCTTTTAAGAGTTCATCAATAAGATTATTTATTAGAATGTAAGCTTTCTCTTTTCTACTTTGGACAAAAGCCAATGAATCAAAATTTATATAATAACCACTACCTTTTTTAGAATAAATCAAACCCTCATTTTTTAATTTATCATATACTTTATTTATAGTTAATCTTGAAACATTTAATAAACTTGAGAGCTCTCTTTCAGAAGGAAGTTTTTCTAATTCTTTATTTATTATTTTGCTCCTGATAAAGTTTAAAAGCTGAATATAGAAGGGGAATTTTGAATTTGAATCATAAGAAAAATTTTTAAAAATACTGGCATAGTCCATATAATAATTTATTGAATTGGTATTTGCCACATATTATTAAAATATAAATAAATGTCAAGAAAAATATTTTATTGAATTTTAAAAATATTAAACTATTTTTACTATAAAATTATTTAATTTTTATATTTTAATTAAATTTATATGCAAAAATTTATATTTAATTTAAATAAAATTTCTTTAAAAATTAAAAATAGTTCTAATAATTTTATAAAATGTTTTAAAAGAAAAAGATTTATTTTTATAATAATTTTTACATTCTTAATTTTTTTATTATTTATAATTTTTAATGAAGATCTTTTAGCTTCTGAAAAAATAGAAGAAAGTTATAAAATAGTTACAATTAATAAAATTAGAATAATTATAAATGAAGAAATTTATGATTGGGAAAATTTACACATTTTTCCAAAAAAAAGACCAACCAACTATACTGATCCTTTAACAATTATTTCATTTTTAAGTATAAAACCAAAGCAAACTATCAAATTAAATATCCTGGAACAAAAAATATTTAATATAGAAAAAATATTAATAAGTTCAGCACTTTTTAGTTCTGTATGTATTGATATTATTGAATTATCTCAGGATAATAATCTTGTAAATATAATTGTTGAAGTAAAGGAAGGATTTCTATATAAATTTGGCGGTGGTTCTATATATGGTATTTTTGGGAAAAACAATCTTAGTGGTTTAAGAAAATCTTTTACTATTACATTAGGCTATAATCTTAATGGAATAAATTATACAGATCAACTATTATTCAATACTAACTTTTTTCTAGATTTTAGTTTATATTATAAAAATAGTTTTGGTTTCAAAGAAATTAGCTTTAACAGGATTGATTTAAATTTATCATTAGGTTATAGGATAACTCCTTTTTTTGAGATTATTTTAAATTCTTTAGTTAAATTCCAAAATTCTAATCTTATAAATGAACTTAGTAATTTTTTTATTCAAGGAAGTTTTTATTCAATAGAGGAAACATTAAGTTTTAACTACATTTATTATTTTTTTATTAATAAAAATAAAAAAAATGATTTCTATTTTAGAGGTTATTTAAAATTTTATCCCTCTTTAATATATTTTTATAATTTAAAATTTGAAGATTCATTTCAATTTATTAATTATAATATAGGTCCAATCTATTCAATAAATATTAAAAATAGTTTTTTATTCGAATCAAAATATTTTTCCATAGGTTTTATATCTCAACTTTCTACTTCTACATATAAATTAGATTATTTTAACTCCAAAAATATGTCCCTTTCAGAAGAACCATTTGTTAGAAGCCCCGTAGATATAAATCTTACATTTCCTGATAATTTTTTTATAACAAGTTTTGAAATAAGATCCCCTTTTATAAAATTATTTAATATTAATTTTTTAGCTTTTGAATTATCAGTTTTTAGTTTTTATGACATAGCTATATGCAAAATTTTATATAAATACTCTAATAGTTTTAATCTATATTTAAATAATCCTTATTATCTCCATGCTTTTGGAATTGGAATAAGATTTGGTTTCGCACAACCTGTAAACACATATTTTACTTTGACATTTGGTATAAACAAAGATAATAATTGGAAATTAATATTTTATTCTGGTAAAGGTTTTTAAATAATTAATATTTAATTATATATTTATTTTAATTAATCTATTTAAGTAAGATTTAATAATTTCTATAATAATAGAATTATATTTTAAATTTATAGATTTTAATAATAATTTAAATGAAGTTCTTCTCTTTCTTTTCCTTGGTGGAATAATCCATTCTCTAAAAAACTTTTCACATTCATTATCAACAAGCATAATACAAAATCCATCTTTTACTTTCAATATTGGCTGATTTCTAAACTTACCTCTACCCATATATAAACCCATTAAGGTACCAGGTTTTATTTTAGTTAAGATTTTAGTCTTATAAAGCTCAAGGTCAAAAATTATAAATTCTTCTCCATTTATTTTCACCTTAAGTCTTATTCCTATATCCTGTCCGCAAAAAGCTCTTAACTTTCTCCATATTATTTCACAATTATCTTTTTCAAAATCAATAAAACTTAATTCTTTAGCTTTTTTTAAAGTCGCATAAGATCCAGATGATTGAATTTTAGTAAAATTTTTTTTTGTTTCTAGTTTATCCAAAGATTTTAATATCGCATCAACACCTAGCATTGTTAAATTATATAAAACTTGAATTGGAGTTGAATATTTTGAAATTTTATAAATCCCAGTTTTTGCAATAAGATCTCCTTTATCAAAATCCTCTTCAACTTTATGTACAGTTCCCCATATCTTTTTCCAACCTTCAAGTATAGCAAAAGTATCAGGTTCCATACCACGCAAATAAGGTAAAGGACCTGGGTGATAATTTATAAAACCATATCTTGGTATAGAGAATAACTCCGATGGTATCCAATTCCCATAAAAAACAATACCTATATCTAAATTTAATTTTCTTATTTCATTTAACCAATTATTAATATTTGTCTTAACTTCATCTATTTTTAATTTTTCTATGATCTCAGTTCTTTTTAATTTTAATTCATCTGGTAAAAAAAATCTTTTTTTCATTTTAACTTCAGGATATAAATTTATAGGGTCATCTTTATAAATAATAAGCCCTTCAATATTATATCCCTCTTTTTCAAGTTTTTCAAACAATATCATTCCATAATCATCCCTTCCAGTTGGCCTATTTCTACCTAGATACAATAAAACATTATTTATAATCATTAAAACCTCAAAAAAATATTTATATATTAATAATTTATTTTTAACAAATATTTTGATAAAATTATTTAATGCCAAAAAGTAATTTAGTCATTTTTCATAAAATATTAAAACATTCTCTTTAATATTTTCTTTTAAATAATAATTACATATTTCAATATAGAAGTTAGTTGCTTTATCATCAGGAAATTTTTCTTCAATTTTTTTAAAAACATTTAATGCTTTATTATAATCATAATTTTCAAAATATTTCACTCCAATATGAAAATGTTCAAGGTATTTTATTCTTTTTATTTTATCTTCTTTTTTAAGTCCATCTAAAACTTCAAAAATTTTAACAGGATTTTCTTTACCTTTAACTCTTACTTTTCCAAGATATCTAAAAACATAAATTTCTTTATTTATTAATTTATCATAAGAAAATTCACTTATTATTATTGAAGCATCAAATTTCCTTGTTAATCCCTCTAATCTTGAAGCTAAATTTACATTATCTGATATAACTGTAGAATCTATTCTTTGCTCTTCACCTAAAATACCAAGCATAAGCAACCCAGTGTGAATTCCAAATCTGACATCTATTTCTGGTAATCCCTTTTCTTTCTGCTTTTTATTGAAATCAATGCTTGTCTTTCTTATTTCTATTGCTGTTTCTATAGCATCACCAGCATAATTTGGATACAGAGCCATTATTCCATCTCCCATATACTTATCAATAAAACCACTATTTTTTCT
It encodes the following:
- a CDS encoding formyltransferase family protein, with the translated sequence MIINNVLLYLGRNRPTGRDDYGMILFEKLEKEGYNIEGLIIYKDDPINLYPEVKMKKRFFLPDELKLKRTEIIEKLKIDEVKTNINNWLNEIRKLNLDIGIVFYGNWIPSELFSIPRYGFINYHPGPLPYLRGMEPDTFAILEGWKKIWGTVHKVEEDFDKGDLIAKTGIYKISKYSTPIQVLYNLTMLGVDAILKSLDKLETKKNFTKIQSSGSYATLKKAKELSFIDFEKDNCEIIWRKLRAFCGQDIGIRLKVKINGEEFIIFDLELYKTKILTKIKPGTLMGLYMGRGKFRNQPILKVKDGFCIMLVDNECEKFFREWIIPPRKRKRRTSFKLLLKSINLKYNSIIIEIIKSYLNRLIKINI
- a CDS encoding GntR family transcriptional regulator, whose protein sequence is MDYASIFKNFSYDSNSKFPFYIQLLNFIRSKIINKELEKLPSERELSSLLNVSRLTINKVYDKLKNEGLIYSKKGSGYYINFDSLAFVQSRKEKAYILINNLIDELLKEDFSFNDIKNFFNSILSYKELNVAEINLAFIDCNIESFFILSKQLRDLYKINLFFYPIEYFYKRNYDNIFKQLKNSFEFIITTKKHYKEIYEKFKGEFENEVNLIKVNIEPDSKTVLKLAKVDKNAKKLVITFSSKFSIIIKDYLKKFDIYKNVDFFPIENYLNKNLSFFESYNFIELEKYINENLKKYDCFIIPEYFNIGNYLRYFKENKNLRINLDENILMKIDYLFKNYSNMIIYFNYKIDNGSLLLIEDKINEIYRKKFKDFIKEGVLNEKD